In a single window of the Zea mays cultivar B73 chromosome 5, Zm-B73-REFERENCE-NAM-5.0, whole genome shotgun sequence genome:
- the LOC103626217 gene encoding calcium-transporting ATPase 7, plasma membrane-type → MECADYLIGVGTMATAADPLRWTKQWRKATNVIRTCHRLARLSFSRAILRRTGSYVEIKIDDDGCGPGAAASTSRSDDAAPAEFSVAAHDEGFRCLVKDKRHDCFRRLGGAAGIASALASDAETGIRGDDRDVRLRREAFGGNTYPRRKPKGFWTHVWDALSDAFLLVLLVCAAVSLGFGIKEHGLKDGWYDGVSIFLAVFLVAAVSAVSNHGQARRFDRLATESDNITVAVVRGGRRQELSIFDVVVGDVVVLNIGDAVPADGVFMQGHALQVDESSMTGEPHPVDIDAEKNPFLASGVKVIDGCGHMLVTAVGTDTAWGEMMGSITREKTEPTPLQERLEALTSSIGKVGIAVAVLVFAVLTARHFTGSTRDEQGNPTFDRHHVSFNTVFTALVGIFQQAITIIVVAIPEGLPLAVTLTLAFSMKRMVKEHALVRTLSACETMGSVTAICTDKTGTLTLNQMKVTEFWVGTDRPKAAATVAAAVVSFLRQGAGLNTTGSVYKPDNVSPPEISGSPTEKALLSWAVAELGMDADALKRSCKVLHVEAFNSDKKRSGVMIRDNATGALTAHWKGAAEMVLASCSAYVGSDGAARELDAGKRRKLQEIISGMAAASLRCIAFAYKHVDSEHSKIDDEGLTLLGFVGLKDPCRPEVRSAIEACTKAGVAVKMVTGDNVLTARAIAKECGIISNSDHDAIVIEGQEFRAMSPEEQLEIVDRIRVMARSLPMDKLVLVQRLKQKGHVVAVTGDGTNDAPALKEADVGLSMGIQGTEVAKESSDIVIMNDNFDTVVTATRWGRCVFNNIQKFIQFQLTVNVAALIINFVSAMTSGKMPLTTVQLLWVNLIMDTMGALALATDTPTKALMRRPPIGRTAPLISNAMWRNLAAQAAFQVAVLLALQYRGREIFGISEKANGTMIFNAFVLCQVFNEFNAREIERRNVFAGVLRNKMFLGIIAVTIAMQVLMVELLTRFAGTQRLGLAHWGVCVAIAAVSWPIGWAVKFIPVPDRPLREILATRMKTISRIMTQ, encoded by the coding sequence ATGGAGTGCGCCGACTACCTGATCGGGGTGGGCACAATGGCGACGGCGGCGGACCCGCTGCGGTGGACGAAGCAGTGGAGGAAGGCCACCAACGTCATCCGGACGTGCCACAGGCTGGCCCGCCTCAGTTTCTCCCGCGCCATCCTGCGCCGGACCGGCTCCTACGTCgaaatcaagatcgacgacgacgGCTGcggccccggcgccgccgccagcACGTCGCGGTCCGACGACGCCGCTCCGGCGGAGTTCTCTGTCGCCGCGCACGACGAGGGCTTCAGGTGCCTGGTCAAGGACAAGCGCCACGACTGCTTCCGCCGCCTCGGCGGCGCCGCCGGGATCGCGTCCGCGCTGGCGTCGGACGCGGAGACCGGCATCCGCGGCGACGACCGCGACGTGCGGCTCCGCCGGGAGGCCTTCGGCGGGAACACGTACCCGCGGAGGAAGCCCAAGGGGTTCTGGACCCACGTGTGGGACGCGCTCAGCGACGCCTTCCTCCTCGTGCTGCTCGTCTGCGCCGCCGTCTCGCTGGGCTTCGGCATCAAGGAGCACGGCCTCAAGGACGGCTGGTACGACGGCGTCAGCATCTTCCTCGCCGTCTTCCTCGTCGCCGCCGTGTCCGCGGTCAGCAACCACGGCCAGGCCAGGCGCTTCGACAGGCTCGCCACCGAGTCCGACAacatcaccgtcgccgtcgtccgGGGCGGCAGGAGGCAGGAGCTCTCCATCTTCGACGTCGTCGTGGGCGACGTCGTCGTGCTCAACATCGGCGACGCCGTGCCCGCGGACGGCGTCTTCATGCAGGGCCACGCGCTGCAGGTGGACGAGTCCAGCATGACCGGCGAGCCGCACCCTGTCGACATCGACGCCGAGAAGAACCCGTTCCTCGCCTCCGGCGTCAAGGTCATCGACGGATGCGGCCACATGCTCGTCACCGCCGTCGGCACGGACACCGCCTGGGGCGAGATGATGGGCAGCAtcaccagggagaagaccgaacccACGCCGCTCCAGGAGCGCCTCGAGGCCCTCACCTCCAGCATCGGCAAGGTCGGGATTGCTGTCGCGGTTCTCGTCTTCGCCGTGCTCACCGCGCGCCACTTCACGGGCAGCACCAGGGATGAGCAGGGCAACCCGACGTTCGACAGGCACCACGTCTCTTTCAACACCGTCTTCACCGCGCTCGTCGGCATCTTCCAGCAGGCCATCACCATCATCGTGGTGGCCATCcccgagggcctcccgctcgcggTCACGCTCACGCTGGCCTTCTCAATGAAGCGGATGGTCAAGGAGCACGCGCTGGTGCGCACGCTCTCGGCGTGCGAGACCATGGGCTCGGTAACCGCCATCTGCACCGATAAGACGGGCACTCTCACGCTTAATCAGATGAAGGTGACGGAGTTCTGGGTCGGCACCGACCGACCCAAGGCGGCGGCCAcggtcgccgccgccgtcgtcaGTTTTCTGCGCCAGGGAGCAGGGCTCAACACCACCGGAAGCGTGTACAAGCCGGACAACGTCTCGCCACCGGAGATATCGGGCAGCCCGACAGAGAAGGCCCTGCTGTCTTGGGCCGTGGCGGAGCTCGGCATGGACGCCGACGCGCTCAAGAGGAGCTGCAAGGTGTTGCACGTCGAGGCGTTCAACTCCGACAAGAAGCGCAGCGGCGTGATGATAAGGGACAACGCGACGGGCGCGCTGACCGCGCACTGGAAAGGCGCCGCGGAGATGGTCTTGGCGAGCTGCTCTGCGTATGTCGGTTCAGACGGCGCGGCACGCGAACTCGACGCGGGCAAGAGGAGGAAGCTCCAAGAGATCATCAGCGGGATGGCGGCCGCCAGCCTCCGGTGTATCGCCTTCGCCTACAAACATGTCGACAGCGAGCACTCAAAGATCGACGACGAAGGGCTGACACTGCTGGGCTTCGTCGGTTTGAAGGACCCCTGCCGGCCAGAGGTCAGGTCTGCCATTGAGGCCTGCACCAAGGCGGGCGTCGCTGTGAAGATGGTCACGGGCGACAACGTCCTCACGGCCCGTGCCATCGCCAAGGAGTGCGGAATCATCTCAAACAGCGACCACGACGCCATCGTAATCGAGGGGCAAGAGTTCCGCGCCATGTCACCGGAGGAGCAGCTGGAGATCGTGGACCGCATCCGCGTCATGGCGCGGTCTCTGCCCATGGACAAACTGGTGCTGGTGCAGCGCCTGAAGCAGAAGGGACACGTGGTCGCGGTCACCGGCGACGGAACCAACGACGCGCCGGCGCTCAAGGAGGCCGACGTGGGCCTGTCCATGGGCATCCAGGGCACCGAGGTCGCCAAGGAGAGCTCCGACATCGTCATCATGAACGACAACTTCGACACGGTGGTGACGGCCACCCGGTGGGGCCGCTGCGTCTTCAACAACATCCAGAAGTTCATCCAGTTCCAGCTCACCGTCAACGTCGCCGCGCTCATCATCAACTTCGTGTCGGCGATGACCTCTGGCAAGATGCCGCTCACGACCGTGCAGCTGCTGTGGGTGAACCTGATCATGGACACCATGGGCGCCCTGGCGCTGGCGACGGACACGCCTACCAAGGCGCTCATGCGCCGCCCGCCCATCGGCCGCACTGCACCGCTCATCAGCAACGCCATGTGGCGCAACCTCGCCGCGCAGGCGGCGTTCCAGGTCGCCGTCCTTCTGGCGCTGCAGTACCGCGGCCGGGAGATCTTCGGCATCAGCGAGAAGGCCAACGGCACCATGATCTTCAACGCCTTCGTGCTCTGCCAGGTGTTCAACGAGTTCAACGCGCGGGAGATCGAGCGCAGGAACGTCTTCGCCGGCGTGCTCCGGAACAAGATGTTCCTGGGCATCATCGCCGTGACGATCGCCATGCAGGTGCTGATGGTGGAGCTGCTCACGAGGTTTGCTGGCACCCAGAGGCTTGGCTTGGCCCATTGGGGTGTCTGTGTCGCCATTGCCGCGGTGTCGTGGCCCATTGGATGGGCCGTCAAGTTCATCCCCGTGCCTGACCGGCCGCTACGTGAGATCTTAGCAACGAGGATGAAAACAATATCTAGGATAATGACACAATAA